A genomic stretch from Sporocytophaga myxococcoides DSM 11118 includes:
- a CDS encoding TIGR01777 family oxidoreductase, whose amino-acid sequence MKGKVLITGGTGIIGSRLTQILKEKGYEVAYLSRSTGKGGIKTFVWDIKTGAIDDNAIKFADYIVHLAGANVFEKKWTNEVKQEIIDSRVKSADLLTDTLKKLKQPLKAFISASAIGYYGADTGDKRIVETSPKGKDFISKVTEEWEAAVDKAAALGIRTVKLRTGIVFSKDGGALEQLVKTVNRSMGASVGSGKQLISWIHVDDLCNMYIKAIEDESMSGVYNAAGVHPDTNHEVMKEVAELLGKSLLPNVPSFVLKMMLGSERAEMVLGGNNISEEKILNTGFQFKYKELKPTLQELLTQN is encoded by the coding sequence ATGAAAGGAAAAGTATTAATTACAGGTGGTACGGGAATTATAGGATCAAGGTTAACTCAAATTCTCAAAGAAAAGGGTTATGAAGTTGCTTATTTGAGCAGATCAACTGGAAAAGGCGGTATTAAGACGTTTGTATGGGATATTAAAACCGGTGCTATAGATGATAATGCAATAAAATTTGCTGATTATATTGTACACCTGGCGGGGGCCAATGTCTTTGAAAAAAAGTGGACAAACGAGGTAAAACAGGAAATAATAGATAGTCGGGTGAAATCAGCAGACTTGCTTACTGATACATTGAAGAAACTCAAACAACCATTAAAAGCATTTATATCTGCTTCTGCTATTGGTTACTATGGAGCAGATACAGGTGACAAGAGAATAGTGGAAACATCTCCTAAGGGTAAGGATTTCATCTCAAAGGTAACTGAAGAGTGGGAGGCTGCAGTGGATAAGGCGGCTGCTTTGGGAATCAGAACTGTGAAGCTTAGAACAGGTATTGTTTTCAGTAAAGACGGAGGGGCTTTGGAACAGCTGGTGAAAACTGTAAACAGAAGTATGGGCGCCTCAGTTGGGAGCGGAAAACAGCTTATTTCATGGATACATGTAGATGATCTCTGCAATATGTATATAAAAGCTATTGAAGATGAATCAATGAGCGGAGTCTACAATGCTGCAGGTGTTCATCCGGATACAAATCATGAAGTAATGAAAGAAGTTGCGGAATTACTCGGGAAAAGTTTGCTTCCAAATGTGCCATCATTTGTACTTAAGATGATGTTGGGTAGTGAAAGAGCAGAAATGGTCCTGGGTGGAAATAATATTTCTGAAGAAAAAATTCTAAACACTGGTTTTCAGTTCAAGTACAAAGAACTAAAACCAACCTTACAAGAGCTTTTAACACAAAACTAA
- a CDS encoding TIGR00730 family Rossman fold protein has product MDDYRSPNPLKSDDFSGEPNQNSNPINPSKNLKVVNEEQQRVEEENKIRKAFKERDWNEIKSADSWAVFKVMAEFVEGFEKLAKIGPCVSIFGSARTKQDNPYYQMSVEIAAKLVRHGYGVITGGGPGIMEAANKGAHMEGGKSVGLNIQLPHEQFHNVYIDRDKILNFEHFFVRKVMFVKYSQGFIVMPGGFGTLDELFEALTLIQTKKIGRFPIVLVGKSFWKGLMDWIEHIMYTKETCIDIKDMSLVTIVDTPSEAVKAIDDFYSKYLLQPNF; this is encoded by the coding sequence ATGGACGACTACAGATCACCTAATCCTTTAAAATCAGACGATTTTTCTGGAGAACCAAATCAAAATTCTAATCCAATTAATCCTTCAAAAAATCTAAAAGTTGTTAATGAAGAGCAGCAGAGGGTAGAAGAAGAAAACAAAATCAGAAAAGCATTTAAAGAACGGGACTGGAATGAAATAAAAAGTGCGGATTCCTGGGCTGTATTTAAAGTCATGGCGGAGTTTGTCGAAGGTTTTGAAAAACTCGCTAAAATCGGCCCTTGTGTTTCTATATTCGGTTCTGCCCGTACCAAACAGGATAATCCTTACTATCAGATGTCTGTAGAAATTGCAGCCAAACTTGTGCGTCATGGATATGGAGTAATCACAGGTGGCGGACCTGGAATTATGGAGGCTGCAAATAAAGGTGCACATATGGAAGGTGGAAAATCGGTAGGGCTTAATATTCAGCTTCCTCACGAGCAATTTCACAATGTGTATATAGATCGCGATAAGATTCTTAACTTTGAGCATTTCTTTGTGAGAAAAGTAATGTTTGTAAAATATTCTCAGGGCTTTATTGTAATGCCCGGTGGCTTCGGTACACTGGACGAATTATTTGAAGCTCTTACATTAATTCAAACCAAAAAGATCGGAAGATTCCCGATAGTTCTTGTCGGTAAATCTTTCTGGAAAGGTCTGATGGACTGGATTGAGCATATCATGTACACCAAAGAAACTTGTATCGATATTAAAGATATGAGCCTTGTAACGATTGTGGATACTCCTTCAGAGGCTGTGAAGGCTATAGATGATTTCTATTCTAAATATCTGCTTCAACCAAACTTCTGA
- a CDS encoding lytic transglycosylase domain-containing protein — MNKSLTIGLTGILVCISGFGFYGTLAHKLEYIPEDQLRHQRKIKRIPEDMTFAGEKVHFKSPDAYLRYYRELKVNTQSNSSTRLLFRNVRIWLPEITRIVQAYNLHDDFKYLAVAESNLSNSISPKGAAGFWQLTVPTALELGLVVNEEVDERYHPFRATKAACRFFKKSYKIFGNWTSVAASYNRGVGGLQRAFNNQSVNSYYDLALNDETSRYLYRILAIKDLLNHPAKYGITVLRKQRPKMKLVRVDSTITNLDKFARLHKTDLVTLKEFNPWILGNKLTVSNKKMSFEIIIPLEATRIALKPQIDSNKMLIPEKDVDKLSNIMNGASIGEFEPDAFKNSY, encoded by the coding sequence TTGAATAAAAGCTTAACAATAGGACTTACAGGTATACTGGTATGTATTTCAGGATTCGGTTTTTATGGCACTCTTGCTCATAAACTGGAATACATACCGGAAGACCAACTCCGGCATCAGCGTAAAATTAAAAGAATACCAGAAGATATGACTTTTGCCGGGGAGAAGGTCCATTTTAAATCCCCGGATGCTTACCTAAGATATTATAGAGAACTTAAGGTTAACACACAAAGTAATTCAAGTACAAGGCTTCTTTTCAGAAATGTAAGAATCTGGCTTCCTGAAATAACAAGGATTGTACAGGCTTATAATCTTCATGATGATTTTAAATATTTGGCAGTTGCGGAGAGCAATCTGAGTAATTCTATTTCCCCTAAGGGCGCTGCTGGTTTCTGGCAGCTTACTGTGCCTACAGCTCTTGAGCTCGGCCTTGTCGTAAATGAAGAGGTGGATGAGCGTTATCATCCATTCAGGGCAACAAAAGCGGCTTGCAGATTCTTTAAAAAATCTTATAAAATATTCGGAAACTGGACCTCAGTGGCAGCTTCCTATAACAGGGGAGTTGGAGGTTTACAAAGGGCATTCAATAACCAAAGTGTAAATTCATATTACGATCTTGCACTGAATGACGAAACTTCCCGCTATCTCTATCGCATTTTAGCTATAAAAGATCTGCTTAACCATCCTGCGAAATACGGAATTACTGTTTTGCGCAAGCAGAGGCCAAAGATGAAGCTTGTGCGTGTTGATTCCACTATTACCAATCTTGACAAGTTTGCAAGATTACATAAAACCGATTTGGTAACACTAAAAGAATTCAACCCCTGGATTCTTGGTAATAAATTGACTGTCAGTAACAAAAAGATGAGTTTCGAGATAATCATTCCGTTAGAAGCTACCCGTATAGCTCTGAAACCGCAAATTGACAGCAACAAGATGCTTATTCCTGAAAAAGATGTTGACAAACTTAGCAATATCATGAATGGAGCATCCATCGGGGAGTTTGAACCCGACGCTTTTAAAAATTCCTACTAA
- the uvrA gene encoding excinuclease ABC subunit UvrA: MPVERVNEVKKSKETTFTDSTGFEYIEVFGAREHNLKNIDLAIPRNKLVVITGISGSGKSSLAFDTIYAEGQRRYMESFSTYARSFIGDMERPEVDKINGLSPVISIEQKTTSKNPRSTVGTVTEIYDFMRLLYARASDAFSYVTGNKMVRQSEDQILQHIIDNFDGQKLNILAPVVKGRKGHYRELFQEIRKMGFTKVRVDGELMELVPKMQVDRYKIHDIEIVIDRVLVRDEDRFRISQSVKTAMTHGKGIIMLLQETKNAQAKFYSKYLMDPESGISYDEPAPNMFSFNSPYGACPVCNGLGQVEEITEDAVIPDTSLSISRGAIEPLGEYRDIWIFKQIEAILKKYQLNVSTPVSKIPREILDVILYGTEEAVRMKASSGNVYNFKFDGIINFMKQQQEYGSEKTQDWLSDYTTVNVCHECHGARLKKESLHFKINGKNISELARMDISTLDTWFTNLDKKLTSRQKQIAAEVVKEIKKRIGFLVDVGLDYLMLDRPMRTLSGGESQRIRLATQIGTQLVGVLYILDEPSIGLHQRDNVKLISALKNLRDIGNSVLVVEHDKDMMLECDYILDIGPGAGRHGGNVVASGTPDEFLKKDSLTAKYLKGKLNIEVPAKRRDGSGEYLKLLGAKGNNLKNVNLELPLGKMICITGVSGSGKSSLIHDTLFPILNKHFYNSRREPLNFKKVDGLEHLDKVIEVDQSPIGRTPRSNPATYTEVFTEIRNLFSQLPEAKIRGYKPGRFSFNVKGGRCETCEGAGLKVIEMDFLPDVHVFCETCKGKRYNRETLEVRYKGKSIADVLEMTVEQATEFFESIPKIHRKVQTLFEVGLGYITLGQHATTLSGGEAQRVKLATELSKKDTGKTLYILDEPTTGLHFEDIRHLLDVLNKLADKGNTVLIIEHNLDVIKVADYIIDLGPEGGAGGGEILVQGTPEVVAKDKRSYTAKFLKEELK, encoded by the coding sequence ATGCCAGTGGAGCGAGTTAACGAAGTGAAAAAATCTAAAGAAACAACTTTTACAGATTCTACGGGATTTGAATACATCGAAGTTTTTGGTGCAAGAGAACATAATCTCAAAAATATAGATCTTGCCATTCCGAGAAATAAACTGGTAGTCATTACCGGTATAAGCGGAAGTGGTAAGTCAAGTCTTGCGTTCGACACCATTTACGCCGAAGGGCAGAGAAGATATATGGAGAGCTTCTCAACATATGCCAGATCTTTTATCGGTGATATGGAAAGGCCGGAAGTAGATAAAATTAATGGTCTTAGTCCGGTTATTTCTATTGAGCAAAAAACGACTTCCAAAAATCCAAGATCTACCGTTGGTACCGTTACTGAAATATATGATTTTATGCGTTTGCTTTATGCAAGAGCTTCAGATGCATTTTCATATGTTACAGGAAATAAAATGGTGCGGCAGTCTGAAGATCAGATCTTGCAGCATATTATAGATAATTTCGATGGTCAGAAGCTGAATATCCTTGCTCCTGTGGTAAAAGGAAGAAAAGGTCACTACAGGGAACTTTTTCAGGAAATCAGAAAGATGGGTTTTACCAAAGTAAGAGTAGATGGGGAACTGATGGAGCTGGTCCCAAAAATGCAGGTAGATCGTTATAAGATTCACGATATAGAAATTGTGATCGACAGGGTTCTGGTGAGAGACGAAGACAGATTCAGGATTTCTCAATCTGTTAAGACTGCCATGACGCATGGAAAAGGAATTATCATGCTTTTGCAGGAAACCAAAAATGCCCAGGCGAAATTTTATTCCAAATATCTGATGGATCCGGAGTCTGGGATCTCATATGATGAACCTGCTCCGAACATGTTTTCTTTCAACAGTCCATATGGCGCTTGCCCAGTTTGCAATGGATTAGGTCAGGTGGAAGAAATAACGGAAGATGCAGTGATACCTGATACTTCTCTTAGCATAAGCAGAGGTGCAATTGAACCACTTGGGGAATACCGTGATATATGGATCTTCAAACAGATTGAAGCCATCCTGAAAAAATATCAACTGAATGTAAGCACTCCGGTTTCAAAAATTCCCAGAGAAATACTGGATGTAATTTTATATGGAACCGAAGAAGCCGTTAGAATGAAGGCTTCATCCGGTAATGTTTACAACTTTAAGTTTGATGGAATCATCAACTTTATGAAGCAGCAGCAAGAGTATGGTTCTGAAAAGACCCAGGACTGGCTTAGCGATTATACCACAGTTAACGTTTGCCATGAATGTCATGGAGCAAGGCTGAAAAAGGAATCTCTTCATTTTAAAATCAACGGAAAGAATATCTCGGAGCTAGCCAGGATGGACATTTCCACTCTGGACACATGGTTTACCAACCTTGATAAAAAACTTACTTCAAGACAAAAGCAAATCGCAGCAGAGGTAGTTAAAGAAATCAAAAAGAGAATAGGTTTTCTTGTAGACGTAGGGTTGGATTATCTGATGTTGGACAGGCCCATGAGAACACTCTCTGGTGGTGAATCTCAAAGGATCAGACTTGCAACGCAGATAGGTACTCAACTTGTCGGTGTACTTTATATTCTTGACGAGCCTAGTATTGGTCTGCATCAGCGTGATAACGTAAAGCTGATAAGTGCTTTGAAAAATCTGAGAGATATCGGTAACTCTGTTCTTGTAGTAGAGCACGACAAGGATATGATGCTCGAGTGTGATTACATACTTGACATAGGTCCTGGAGCTGGACGTCATGGAGGAAATGTTGTAGCATCAGGAACTCCTGATGAATTCCTTAAGAAGGATAGCTTAACGGCCAAGTATTTAAAAGGTAAACTGAATATTGAAGTCCCTGCGAAAAGAAGGGATGGTTCTGGAGAATACCTGAAATTGCTAGGTGCAAAAGGGAATAACCTGAAGAATGTCAATCTTGAACTTCCGCTTGGTAAGATGATTTGTATAACAGGTGTATCAGGAAGCGGCAAATCTTCACTGATCCATGATACCTTGTTCCCGATTCTAAACAAGCATTTTTACAATTCAAGAAGAGAGCCTCTGAACTTTAAAAAAGTAGATGGACTTGAGCATCTTGACAAAGTAATTGAAGTAGATCAGTCACCTATAGGAAGAACTCCAAGGTCAAACCCTGCAACTTATACTGAAGTATTCACTGAAATACGAAATCTTTTCTCTCAGCTTCCTGAAGCTAAAATCAGAGGATATAAACCTGGTCGTTTTTCCTTCAATGTAAAGGGCGGTCGTTGTGAAACATGTGAAGGTGCAGGATTAAAGGTAATTGAGATGGACTTCCTTCCGGATGTTCATGTTTTCTGTGAAACCTGTAAGGGAAAAAGATATAACAGAGAAACACTTGAAGTCAGGTACAAAGGAAAATCTATTGCAGACGTACTTGAAATGACGGTTGAACAGGCAACGGAATTTTTCGAAAGCATTCCGAAAATTCATAGAAAAGTTCAGACCCTGTTTGAAGTTGGGCTCGGTTATATTACTCTTGGCCAGCATGCAACTACCTTATCTGGTGGAGAAGCGCAAAGAGTTAAACTGGCAACAGAGCTTTCAAAAAAAGATACAGGCAAAACTTTATATATTCTTGATGAGCCTACTACTGGTCTTCATTTTGAGGATATCAGACACTTGCTGGATGTGCTTAATAAACTTGCTGACAAAGGGAATACTGTCCTAATCATTGAGCACAACCTTGATGTAATAAAGGTTGCAGATTACATTATTGACCTTGGTCCTGAGGGTGGAGCCGGTGGTGGTGAAATCCTAGTACAGGGAACTCCTGAAGTCGTAGCCAAGGATAAACGAAGCTATACTGCGAAATTTTTAAAGGAAGAACTTAAATAG
- a CDS encoding NAD(P)/FAD-dependent oxidoreductase produces MDFIQQPEKGKGDPSEKRIQFMNIPNSTKPRLVVIGGGFGGIELIKELKYSGKFQIVLLDRHNYHTFQPLLYQVATAGLEPDSIASPLRKVFKGYDDFYFRLTEVEKINPEKNCIETSIGHLKYDYLVIATGSKTNYYGMEDFKALSMPMKKVSEALDLRSKILQNYEKALLIDDPKEFSSTVDIVIVGGGPTGVELAGALSELRKYVLPKDIPELDFSKMDIHLVEAGPRLLFGMSDNAGEKALKYLKELGIKVHLNTAVKSFDGFNVKLQNGSEILSETVIWAAGVTGNGLDGLNPEAVKAGRYSVDAYNRILGYENIMAIGDVALMIKEKMPKGYPMLAQVAIQQGKLAAKNLQAILKGGVLKPFEYNDKGSMATVGRNKAVVDLKNFKFSGIFAWFVWMFVHLLFLIGFRNKVTTFVNWIWNYFTFDRATRLIIRPWSRSACVREFKEEKAYVEKQRGKSS; encoded by the coding sequence ATGGACTTTATTCAACAGCCGGAGAAAGGTAAGGGTGATCCTTCTGAAAAAAGGATTCAGTTTATGAACATTCCAAATTCTACCAAACCAAGACTTGTAGTGATAGGAGGTGGATTTGGCGGGATTGAGCTTATAAAGGAACTAAAGTATTCAGGAAAGTTCCAGATTGTACTTCTTGACAGACATAATTATCACACCTTCCAGCCTTTATTATATCAAGTCGCTACAGCAGGACTTGAGCCGGATTCTATCGCGTCGCCATTGAGGAAAGTATTTAAAGGATATGACGATTTCTATTTCAGACTTACAGAAGTAGAAAAGATTAATCCGGAGAAAAATTGCATCGAAACTTCCATTGGTCATTTGAAATATGATTATCTGGTTATCGCTACCGGATCAAAAACCAATTATTATGGAATGGAAGACTTTAAGGCATTATCAATGCCTATGAAAAAAGTCTCAGAAGCACTCGATCTTAGAAGTAAGATTCTTCAAAACTATGAAAAGGCCCTTTTGATAGACGATCCTAAAGAGTTCAGCAGCACAGTTGATATTGTAATTGTGGGCGGTGGTCCTACTGGTGTGGAGTTGGCCGGTGCACTTTCTGAATTAAGAAAATATGTCTTACCAAAAGATATCCCGGAACTTGATTTCTCAAAGATGGATATTCACCTGGTAGAAGCTGGCCCAAGACTATTGTTTGGGATGTCAGATAATGCAGGGGAAAAAGCTTTAAAATATTTGAAAGAATTGGGCATTAAAGTCCATTTAAATACAGCAGTAAAATCATTTGATGGTTTTAATGTAAAGCTACAGAATGGCTCAGAGATCCTCTCTGAGACTGTTATATGGGCTGCAGGAGTAACAGGTAATGGCCTTGATGGTTTAAATCCTGAAGCTGTAAAGGCTGGTCGCTATTCTGTTGATGCTTATAACAGGATTTTGGGATATGAAAATATAATGGCTATTGGTGATGTGGCTTTGATGATCAAGGAAAAAATGCCAAAGGGGTATCCTATGCTGGCCCAGGTCGCTATTCAGCAAGGTAAACTGGCGGCGAAAAATTTGCAGGCAATATTAAAAGGTGGTGTTTTAAAACCATTCGAATATAATGACAAAGGAAGTATGGCTACAGTGGGAAGAAATAAAGCTGTAGTTGACCTCAAGAATTTTAAATTCTCAGGGATATTTGCCTGGTTTGTCTGGATGTTTGTGCACTTGCTTTTTCTGATTGGCTTTAGAAATAAAGTAACAACATTTGTAAACTGGATCTGGAACTATTTTACATTTGACCGTGCCACAAGATTGATCATAAGACCATGGTCCAGATCTGCCTGTGTAAGGGAATTTAAGGAAGAAAAAGCATATGTTGAGAAACAAAGAGGCAAAAGTTCTTAA
- a CDS encoding response regulator transcription factor, producing MKILLVEDEIKVASFIKKGLEEQLHEVTVAYDGYTGKQMALSNPYELFILDINLPQINGIQLCKDLRAVNIQAPILLLTALGTTENKVTGLDAGADDYLVKPFEFPELLARLRALSRRTTLQNSPGTKYKIADLEMDTDTKTVIRSGKKIDLTAKEFSLLEYLLKNKGRVISRVDIAEKVWEISFDTGTNVIDVYINFLRKKIDKDFSPKLIHTLVGMGYVLKVED from the coding sequence ATGAAAATACTTTTGGTTGAAGATGAGATAAAAGTTGCATCCTTTATCAAGAAGGGGCTTGAAGAGCAATTGCATGAAGTGACAGTAGCATATGACGGATATACTGGTAAGCAAATGGCTCTGTCAAATCCATATGAGCTATTTATTCTGGATATCAATTTGCCTCAGATTAACGGCATACAACTTTGCAAAGATCTCAGAGCTGTAAATATTCAAGCACCTATTTTGTTACTTACTGCTTTGGGTACTACAGAAAATAAAGTGACAGGGCTGGATGCCGGTGCTGACGACTATTTGGTAAAGCCATTTGAATTCCCAGAACTGCTTGCCCGTCTCAGAGCACTTTCAAGGAGAACCACTTTACAAAATTCTCCCGGAACCAAGTATAAAATTGCTGACCTGGAAATGGATACTGATACCAAAACGGTTATCAGATCCGGAAAGAAAATCGACTTAACTGCAAAAGAATTTTCTCTACTCGAATACCTTTTGAAGAATAAGGGAAGAGTTATTTCCAGAGTAGACATAGCTGAAAAAGTATGGGAAATTTCATTCGATACAGGCACCAATGTTATCGATGTTTATATCAACTTTTTAAGGAAGAAAATCGACAAAGACTTTTCACCTAAACTTATTCATACACTGGTAGGTATGGGTTATGTATTAAAAGTAGAAGACTGA
- a CDS encoding sensor histidine kinase, whose amino-acid sequence MKIRSKLTLKFTGIVALILLIFSMAVFYLSEINRYNVFEDRLEERALNTARMFLEVDEIDEKLLKTLRRNYLKSLPSEFVRIYDKNYKPVFIDDTIKYYFDKEWLSKIQEEGISSYEDGNRQVVGIFYSDNQGDFLIVASAIDWYGLKKLNNLEAVLTAGYFISLIIVFFSGQVFAREALKPIQKVVSQVQKISASNLHLRVDEGNGKDEISDLSITFNTMFTRIETAFELQKTFVSNASHELRTPLTTITGEISVALMKDRSVDEYKEILKSSLEEAKELTKLINDLLELAQTGIDANSVLMSNLDLSEMIRKATDETLRRKPDAVLSLNIAKTFPNGPIVFGNEKLLLTCLLNIIGNAFKFSEDKEVLIDFSFNDHEACIAITDKGFGISDEEIKNIFVPFYRSERSGNLPGHGIGLPLTMKIVNIHRGRIEVQSVPDKGTTFYIFLPVLFI is encoded by the coding sequence ATGAAGATAAGAAGTAAACTGACATTAAAGTTTACAGGTATTGTCGCGCTGATTTTGCTTATTTTCAGCATGGCAGTGTTTTATCTTTCTGAAATTAATAGATACAATGTTTTTGAAGATCGTCTTGAAGAAAGGGCACTTAATACTGCAAGGATGTTCCTTGAAGTAGATGAGATCGATGAAAAACTACTAAAGACCCTGAGAAGGAATTACCTCAAATCTCTTCCATCAGAATTTGTCAGAATCTATGATAAAAATTATAAGCCGGTATTTATAGATGATACTATAAAGTATTACTTCGATAAAGAATGGTTAAGTAAAATACAGGAAGAAGGAATTTCAAGTTATGAAGATGGTAACCGACAAGTAGTTGGTATCTTTTATTCTGATAACCAGGGAGATTTTTTAATTGTGGCCAGTGCTATTGATTGGTATGGACTAAAAAAATTAAACAACCTTGAAGCTGTATTGACAGCAGGATATTTTATATCTCTCATTATTGTGTTTTTTTCAGGACAAGTATTTGCCAGGGAAGCGCTAAAACCTATTCAGAAAGTTGTTAGTCAGGTGCAGAAAATATCAGCGTCTAATCTTCACTTAAGAGTGGATGAAGGAAATGGCAAGGATGAAATATCTGATCTTTCAATTACTTTCAACACTATGTTTACAAGGATTGAGACGGCCTTTGAATTGCAAAAAACTTTTGTCTCTAACGCCTCTCATGAGTTGCGAACTCCTCTTACCACCATTACCGGAGAAATCAGTGTAGCCTTAATGAAAGACAGAAGTGTCGATGAATATAAAGAGATCTTAAAGTCATCATTGGAAGAAGCAAAGGAATTAACCAAACTGATCAATGATCTCTTAGAACTGGCTCAGACAGGCATTGATGCAAACTCTGTGCTGATGAGTAATCTTGACTTGAGCGAAATGATCAGGAAAGCTACGGATGAGACGCTGCGGAGAAAGCCGGATGCTGTGTTAAGTCTTAATATTGCAAAGACATTTCCAAATGGACCGATTGTATTTGGCAATGAAAAACTGCTGCTCACCTGTCTTTTGAATATAATTGGCAATGCCTTTAAGTTTTCAGAAGACAAAGAAGTTCTTATTGATTTTTCTTTTAATGATCATGAGGCTTGCATTGCCATTACTGATAAAGGATTTGGCATAAGTGATGAAGAAATAAAAAACATATTTGTACCATTTTATAGATCTGAAAGGTCGGGAAATTTGCCTGGACATGGCATTGGTCTTCCGCTTACCATGAAGATTGTAAACATCCACAGAGGAAGAATAGAGGTTCAATCAGTGCCTGATAAGGGAACTACTTTTTACATTTTTTTGCCCGTTTTGTTTATTTAA